The following are from one region of the Malassezia vespertilionis chromosome 4, complete sequence genome:
- the GSH2 gene encoding glutathione synthase (EggNog:ENOG503NU0F; COG:Q) gives MASAMSLPPWPPAEILEPTRNKFVTVDARDYALRHGLVYRALPAEEGGMPPQDTTIHAPLTLLPTPFPRDLFEKAMDFAPLYNTLYARVATDKDFLSSVLQNSVVHVDDFQRRLYEIWTVAEEEGTTQSTQLALCRSDYLVHMAPQSTGKLRQVEFNTISASFGALCTLASQMHHFLFRKGAYDAMDPLISKANMPKNEALSVLVSGLADAHNCYVKQQREEHRMIKPAILFVVQPEERNTFDQRALEMELLEEHAIPVLRASLDELGTIASLHGVDRILAMQSPISFTPIEISVVYFRAGYSPTDYKSDDAWATRLLLERSHAIKCPSIAMQLAGAKKVQQVLAEPGVLEHYLGKEGDLLRSTFAKLWPMDDSPLGKEGMALLRESPQGFVLKPQREGGSNNIYKDDIIPALDAMEARDKERNAKQGGSGIKEREGYILMSLIRTPENRGSLFMRAGKQTPGSEHATETVSELGVFGTMLYKPGPSKKAPLDMLSSRTGGYLLRTKASESNEGGVAAGFSVIDSPLLF, from the coding sequence ATGGCGAGTGCAATGTCTTTGCCACCATGGCCTCCCGCCGAGATTCTAGAACCTACAAGAAACAAATTTGTGACGGTGGATGCAAGAGATTATGCTTTGCGCCATGGGCTTGTGTATCGAGCGCTACCCGCAGAGGAAGGCGGAATGCCACCGCAAGATACTACCATCCATGCGCCCCTGACCCTGCTCCCTACACCGTTTCCGCGAGACTTGTTTGAGAAAGCAATGGACTTTGCACCGCTCTACAATACGCTGTATGCACGCGTGGCGACGGACAAGGATTTTTTGAGCTCGGTGCTCCAAAATTCAGTCGTGCATGTAGACGATTTTCAGCGTCGCTTGTACGAAATTTGGACTGTGGCCGAGGAAGAAGGCACCACGCAAAGCACTCAGCTTGCTTTGTGCCGCTCTGACTACCTCGTGCATATGGCACCCCAATCAACcggcaagctgcggcaGGTGGAATTCAACACAATTTCGGCctcgtttggcgcgctttgcacacTTGCATCCCAAATGCACCATTTTCTTTTTCGCAAAGGTGCCTACGATGCAATGGATCCACTTATCTCCAAGGCGAACATGCCCAAAAACGAAGCACTTTCTGTGCTCGTGTCAGGgcttgccgacgcgcaCAACTGCTATGTCaaacagcagcgcgaggaacATCGCATGATAAAGCCCGCTATTTTGTTCGTGGTTCAgcccgaggagcgcaaTACATTTGATCAGCGCGCATTGGAAATGGAATTGCTCGAAGAGCATGCGATCCctgtgctgcgtgcgtcgcttgACGAACTCGGCACCATTGCCTCACTGCACGGCGTCGATCGGATCCTTGCCATGCAGTCTCCTATCAGCTTCACTCCCATAGAGATCTCGGTGGTCTACTTCAGGGCAGGGTATTCGCCGACAGATTACAAGTCGGACGATGCATGGGCTACGCGGCTTCTGCTGGAGCGCAGTCATGCGATCAAGTGTCCCTCGATTGCAATGCAACTCGCGGGAGCGAAGAAGGTACAACAAGTACTTGCAGAACCCGGCGTTTTGGAACATTATCTGGGCAAGGAAGGCGATctgttgcgcagcacgtTTGCAAAGCTCTGGCCGATGGACGACTCCCCGTTGGGCAAAGAAGGCATggccttgctgcgcgaatCTCCACAGGGCTTTGTGCTGAaaccgcagcgcgagggGGGGAGCAACAACATCTATAAAGATGATATTATCCCTGCACTTGATGCAATGGAGGCACGCGACAAGGAACGCAATGCAAAGCAGGGGGGGTCAGGCatcaaggagcgcgagggCTACATTCTCATGAGCCTCATTCGTACGCCGGAGAACAGGGGCAGTCTATTTATGCGTGCAGGCAAACAGACACCTGGCTCTGAGCATGCCACGGAAACGGTCAGCGAGCTTGGCGTATTTGGCACAATGTTGTACAAGCCAGGCCCGTCCAAAAAAGCGCCTCTGGACATGCTCTCGAGCCGTACCGGCGGTTATCTATTGCGCACGAAAGCCAGCGAAAGCAACGAAGGCGGTGTTGCTGCGGGCTTCAGTGTAATTGACTCGCCACTATTGTTCTAG
- a CDS encoding uncharacterized protein (TransMembrane:2 (i24-42o48-67i)), with protein MASEMEEVWNSIFNAGVNSATHRIMNYAFYTLFLTLITMFLATGFSMHVFVLLLLSISLCVAVNMFVGELNRMQDEKDYLKAKKQ; from the exons ATGGCGTCGGAAATGGAAGAGGTGTGGAACAGCATATTCAATGCGGGCGTCAACTCTGCAACGCACCGTATTATGAACTATGCGTTCTATACACTGTTTCTCACGTTGATTACCATGTTTTTGGCTACAGGCTTCAGCATGCATGTATTCGTCCTGCTTCTCCTGTCCATTTCCCTGTGCGTGGCCGTGAATAT GTTTGTGGGAGAGCTCAACCGTATGCAGGATGAGAAGGACTATTTGAAGGCAAAGAAGCAGTAG
- the RVB2 gene encoding DNA helicase (EggNog:ENOG503NVB1; COG:L) yields MASISTTPTQTTIQSLERIGTHSHVRGLGLDERLEPRENADGLVGQQPARKAAGTIVKIVQAGRIAGRAVLIAGPPGTGKTAIAMGMAQTLGPDVPFTMLASSEVYSLEMSKTEALTQAFRKSIGVRIKEEAEIIEGEVVEIQIDRSLTGATKTGKIVMKTTDMETVYELGSKMIDVLQREKVTAGDVITIEKSSGRITKLGRSFARSRDYDAIGSDTKFVQVPEGELQRRREVVHTVTLHEIDVINSRTQGFLALFAGDTGEIKPELRDQINAKVSEWREEGKAEIIPGVLFLDEVHMLDIECFSYLNRALESELSPLLVMASNRGHTQIRGTRFSSPHGIPIDLLDRLLIISTKPYSDREVRQILSLRADEEEVKLTTEALDVLTRMAMETSLRYTINLITTAYLASRRRKAAEVDVADVRRVYNLFLDEKRSVQYLQNHSAEFLSDSPESGAATVA; encoded by the exons ATG GCGAGTATTTCTACGACACCGACGCAGACGACGATTCAGTCGCTGGAACGCATTGGAACACACTCACATGTACGCGGCCTGGGGCTTGACGAGCGTCTGGAGCCGCGCGAAAATGCTGATGGACTGGTCGGTCAGCAGCCTGCGCGGAAGGCGGCCGGCACAATTGTTAAAATCGTACAGGCGGGCCGCATTGCTGGACGTGCGGTGCTGATTGCTGGTCCTCCTGGTACGGGCAAGACGGCGATTGCGATGGGCATGGCACAAACGCTTGGCCCCGACGTTCCCTTTACGATGCTTGCTTCCTCGGAGGTCTACTCCTTGGAGATGAGCAAGACCGAGGCGCTTACGCAAGCGTTTCGGAAGTCTATTGGTGTGCGCATTAAGGAGGAGGCGGAGATTATTGAGGGTGAAGTCGTTGAGATCCAGATCGACCGCAGCCTCACGGGTGCGACCAAAACGGGCAAGATTGTCATGAAGACGACCGACATGGAGACTGTTTACGAGCTTGGATCCAAGATGATTGAtgttttgcagcgcgagaaggTTACCGCCGGTGATGTGATAACCATTGAAAAGTCGAGCGGCCGGATCACCAAGCTGGGTcgcagctttgcgcgctcgcgcgacTATGATGCGATCGGTAGCGATACCAAGTTTGTGCAAGTGCCTGAAGGAGAActgcagcgtcgccgcGAGGTAGTGCACACAGTAACACTCCACGAGATTGACGTGATCAACTCGCGCACGCAGGGCTTCCTTGCCCTTTTTGCTGGCGACACGGGCGAAATCAAGCCTGAGCTGCGCGACCAAATCAATGCTAAAGTCAGCGAATGGCGCGAAGAAGGCAAGGCCGAGATTATTCCCGGCGTCTTGTTTTTGGACGAGGTACACATGCTTGATATCGAGTGCTTCTCGTACCTGAACCGTGCACTCGAGTCGGAGCTTTCACCGCTTCTTGTCATGGCCTCGAACCGAGGTCATACGCAGATTCGCGGCACGCGTTTCAGCTCTCCACACGGGATTCCGATTGACTTGCTTGACCGCTTGCTTATTATTAGCACCAAACCCTATTCGGACCGCGAAGTGCGTCAAATCTTGTCTCTTCGCGCGGATGAAGAAGAGGTGAAACTTACTACCGAAGCACTAGATGTGCTTACGCGCATGGCGATGGAAACTTCGCTGCGCTACACGATCAACCTCATCACGACCGCATACCTTGCATCGAGGCGGCGGAAGGCGGCCGAGGTGGATGTTGCCGACGTCCGCCGTGTGTATAACCTGTTTCTCGACGAAAAGCGCAGTGTTCAGTACCTGCAGAATCATTCTGCCGAGTTCCTGAGCGACTCGCCTGAATCTGGGGCCGCCACCGTAGCATAG
- a CDS encoding uncharacterized protein (EggNog:ENOG503NV6N; TransMembrane:6 (i102-122o128-147i167-187o207-231i243-263o269-291i); COG:I), translating to MQFRRFRDTSNVAPSIRIDWSLYGGEESAPPLHAADGNGVLNATQKAGVAQPWMPSIPVETMRTNDFLWSLNEEPHKTRRIAILKAHPEVRKLMGHEPLTKYVTVAVVCLQVAIAIGLAQIGMGAYNWRFLLTAYIVGGCANQNLFLAIHEITHNLAFKGIRANRVLAIFANLPIGIPYAMMFKPYHIEHHKYLGEDGIDTDMPTRIELLCLNNVLGKTFFATFQLLFYALRPGFLRAQKLTYWHLLSITTQLIFNFTLYKITGSWIPLIYLILSSFFAGSLHPVAGHFIAEHYMFSNIQQETWSYYGPLNILAYNVGYHNEHHDFPSIPWTRLPALHKLASEFYDTLPCHTSWTMVILEFIFSDHSGLHMRMRRNLSDVHSDRGQAVADAHGHTGWDVRSQAS from the coding sequence ATGCAATTCCGGCGCTTCCGCGACACGAGCAATGTCGCGCCAAGCATTCGCATTGACTGGTCTCTTTATGGAGGCGAAGAGTCCGCGCCTCCACTACACGCAGCTGATGGCAATGGCGTTTTGAATGCGACACAGAAAGCCGGGGTTGCCCAACCATGGATGCCGTCTATTCCTGTGGAGACCATGCGCACAAACGATTTTTTATGGTCTTTGAATGAAGAGCCGCATAAGACACGGCGCATTGCCATTTTGAAAGCACATCCCGAAGTGCGAAAACTAATGGGCCATGAGCCGTTGACCAAATACGTAACTGTCGCGGTTGTTTGTTTGCAAGTTGCCATTGCCATCGGGCTTGCACAAATAGGCATGGGCGCGTATAACTGGCGCTTCCTCCTGACTGCATACATCGTGGGCGGCTGTGCAAACCAAAATTTATTTCTCGCGATACACGAAATCACGCATAACCTTGCATTTAAAGGGATCCGCGCAAATCGAGTGCTGGCCATTTTTGCCAACCTTCCCATTGGGATTCCGTACGCCATGATGTTCAAACCGTACCATATCGAGCATCATAAATACCTTGGCGAGGACGGGATTGACACAGACATGCCGACGCGCATCGAACTCCTTTGCCTAAACAATGTGCTGGGCAAAACTTTTTTTGCGACATTTCAGCTACTCTTTTACGCACTTAGACCAGggtttttgcgcgcgcaaaaactAACGTATTGGCACCTTTTGAGCATAACGACGCAGCTCATTTTTAACTTTACGTTGTACAAAATTACAGGGTCGTGGATCCCTTTGATCTACCTCATTTTAAGTTCTTTTTTCGCCGGATCGCTACACCCGGTAGCGGGCCATTTCATTGCTGAACATTACATGTTTAGCAACATTCAGCAAGAGACGTGGAGTTACTATGGACCGCTAAACATTCTTGCTTATAATGTCGGATACCACAACGAACACCACGACTTTCCCTCCATTCCATGGACGCGCctgcctgcgctgcacaaactGGCTTCTGAATTTTACGACACACTTCCGTGCCATACTTCGTGGACAATGGTGATTTTGGAGTTTATCTTCAGCGACCACTCAGGGCTGCACATGCgtatgcggcgcaatcTCTCGGACGTGCATTCCGATCGTGGACAAGCAGTAGCAGACGCGCACGGTCATACCGGATGGGACGTGCGCTCCCAAGCTTCATAG
- a CDS encoding uncharacterized protein (COG:C; EggNog:ENOG503NU1K) yields the protein MQRFASRSARAVSAVHKAGMRASTRRGLATVTGMPQHLHGGLRDQDRIFQNLYCHHDWRLKGALARGDWHRTRDIIDKGNMFIIDQGKASGLRGRGGAGFPSGLKWSFMLKPGWEKDPRPRYLVINADEGEPGTCKDREIMRGDPHKLIEGCLLVARGMGAQTCYIYIRGEFVEEANHLEEAIKEAYKAGLVGRNACGSDFDFDIHVHRGAGAYICGEETALVESLEGKQGKPRMKPPFPADIGLFGCPTTVTNVETMAVVPTIIRRGPSWFANFGRDKNHGTKLFAVSGHVNRPCVVEEEMSIPLKELIDKHCGGVRGGWDNLLAVIPGGSSTPMIPKDVCEHVLMDFDSLRDNQSALGTGSAIVMDKSTDLVKAISRLAKFYQHESCGQCTPCREGTTWAASIMERFEVGRAALREVDMLWELTKQMEGHTICGLSDAAAWPIQGLLRHFRPLVDQRIESYEKEHGAVLFGGHLASERNPELAMPDNWSTPDQHTKDNYRPGIADA from the coding sequence ATGCAAAGGTTTGCTAGTCGTTCTGCTCGTGCCGTgagcgcagtgcacaaGGCTGGCATGCGTGCCAGCACAAGACGTGGACTTGCCACCGTGACCGGGATGCCTCAGCATCTCCACGGGGGTCTGCGGGACCAGGACCGTATCTTCCAGAACCTGTACTGCCATCACGACTGGCGCTTGAAAGGCGCGTTGGCCCGTGGTGATTGGCACCGGACGCGCGATATTATCGACAAAGGAAACATGTTTATTATTGATCAAGGCAAGGCGTCTGGCTTGCGTGGGCGTGGTGGTGCTGGCTTTCCGTCCGGCCTGAAATGGAGCTTTATGCTCAAGCCTGGCTGGGAGAAAGATCCCCGCCCGCGCTATCTCGTCATTAATGCAGATGAGGGTGAGCCGGGTACTTGCAAGGATCGCGAGATTATGCGTGGTGACCCGCACAAGCTGATCGAGGGCTGTCTCCTCGTTGCACGCGGTATGGGCGCCCAAACTTGTTACATTTACATTCGTGGCGAGTTTGTCGAAGAGGCGAACCACCTGGAAGAAGCAATTAAGGAGGCGTACAAAGCCGGTCTTGTTGGCCGCAACGCCTGCGGCTCTGACTTTGACTTTGATATTCACGTTCACCGTGGCGCCGGTGCTTACATTTGCGGTGAAGAGACTGCGCTGGTCGAGTCACTCGAGGGTAAACAGGGAAAGCCGCGCATGAAGCCTCCGTTTCCTGCTGATATTGGCCTTTTTGGCTGCCCGACAACTGTCACCAACGTCGAGACCATGGCCGTGGTGCCCACGATTATCCGTCGCGGTCCCTCGTGGTTTGCCAACTTTGGCCGTGACAAAAACCACGGCACGAAGTTGTTTGCCGTCAGCGGTCATGTGAACCGGCCCTGTGTTGTGGAAGAGGAAATGAGCATTCCTTTGAAGGAGCTCATTGACAAACACTgtggcggcgtgcgcggtgGATGGGACAACCTTCTTGCTGTCATTCCTGGTGGCTCATCTACTCCTATGATTCCCAAAGATGTGTGTGAGCACGTTTTGATGGACTTTGACTCGCTGCGTGACAACCAGTCTGCGCTTGGTACTGGGTCAGCCATTGTGATGGACAAGTCCACAGACTTGGTCAAGGCCATCAGCCGTCTGGCCAAATTCTACCAACACGAGAGCTGTGGTCAGTGCACTCCTTGCCGCGAGGGCACCACATGGGCGGCCAGCATTATGGAACGCTTTGAGGtgggccgcgcagcgctgcgcgaggttGATATGCTCTGGGAGCTTACAAAGCAAATGGAAGGCCATACTATTTGTGGTCTTTCAGACGCTGCCGCATGGCCGATCCAGGGCCTTTTGCGACACTTCCGCCCGCTAGTCGACCAGCGCATTGAGTCGTACGAAAAAGAGCACGGTGCAGTCTTGTTTGGTGGTCATCTTGCAAGCGAGCGCAACCCCGAGCTGGCGATGCCTGACAACTGGTCGACCCCCGACCAACATACCAAGGACAACTACCGCCCGGGTATCGCGGATGCATAG